A window of [Ruminococcus] lactaris ATCC 29176 genomic DNA:
GCAATTGGAAGAAAGAATTCCTTAACAATGCCTCTGCAGTATTCGATGACAAGCGTCAGGAAAACCTCAAAGACAAGCTTGCTGAAGAACGCAAGGAAAAGGCGGAGTATGCGAAAAAGGTTGGTCAGTTAACCATGCAGGTTGACTGGCTCAAAAAAATCTGAAGAAATTTGTGGACCTGACTACGAGAGTAAGTTTAGTCCAAAACCTTTTGACTACTAAAGAAATCCCGGCATCTGTAGGAGCAAAACTGCTTGATATCAACCGTACAAGCATCTATTACAAGACTTCACCTGTATCAGACGAAGAACTGGCTTGTAAAGAGATTATCGACCATCTTCATACGGATAATCCAACCTGGGGTGCAAGGCAAATGTCTGCACAACTCAAAAACAGAGGTTATCATGTTGGGCGTCGTAAAGCACGCCGCTATATGAATGAGATGGATATTTACCCAATCTATCCTAAGATGAATCTTTCCAAGCGGATGCAACAGGCAAAGGGATGTCCTTATCTTCTTCGAAATGCCGTCATAGATGCACCAAATCAGGCGTGGTCTATTGACATTACATATATTCCAATCAGACACGGATTTCTGTATCTGACAGCTGTAATCGACTGGTACAGCCGTTGTATCGTAGGCTGGGAAGTCGATGATACCCTTGATACCAGAATGGTTATCAATGCTCTAAAAAAGCATTTGCTGTGTCAAAACCACAGATTTTGAACTCTGATCAGGGTTGTCAGTTCACAAGTCAGAAATACATTGAATTTGTAAAAGAAAACGGTATCCGTCAGAGTATGGATGGAAAAAGCCGTTGGGCTGACAACATCATGATTGAGCGATGGTTCCGCAGCTTCAAGTATGAAGAAGCTTATCTGACGCTGTATAACAACATCAAGGATGCCAGAGTTGCTATTGGACGATATGTCCACACCTATAACTTTGAAAGATGCCATTCTGCCCTTGATTACAAAACACCGGCTGAATGTTACTACCCGGCAATGCTTTTGCCGTATGCAGCTTAATGCATATATGGATCTGGGGAGTGTTCCACTATCCTCCCCATGTTCCTTGTTACTTATCAACCATATCAGTTCATTATAAAAATCTTAGATTTTTGTCTTGACAACTGAGCCACTATACATTGTTATTATTGAAAAATTATGAAGAATATAATCATTTCTTTTGGTTTGATGAATAA
This region includes:
- a CDS encoding integrase core domain-containing protein, with the translated sequence MSKPQILNSDQGCQFTSQKYIEFVKENGIRQSMDGKSRWADNIMIERWFRSFKYEEAYLTLYNNIKDARVAIGRYVHTYNFERCHSALDYKTPAECYYPAMLLPYAA
- a CDS encoding transposase; the protein is MSRQRRNFSAKFKSDLVIELLKGEKDLNTLATENNIQPNLLRNWKKEFLNNASAVFDDKRQENLKDKLAEERKEKAEYAKKVGQLTMQVDWLKKI
- a CDS encoding DDE-type integrase/transposase/recombinase, coding for MTTKEIPASVGAKLLDINRTSIYYKTSPVSDEELACKEIIDHLHTDNPTWGARQMSAQLKNRGYHVGRRKARRYMNEMDIYPIYPKMNLSKRMQQAKGCPYLLRNAVIDAPNQAWSIDITYIPIRHGFLYLTAVIDWYSRCIVGWEVDDTLDTRMVINALKKHLLCQNHRF